A single region of the Stigmatopora argus isolate UIUO_Sarg chromosome 6, RoL_Sarg_1.0, whole genome shotgun sequence genome encodes:
- the slc2a10 gene encoding solute carrier family 2, facilitated glucose transporter member 10, translated as MGCSTLLLASVISSLGGLVFGYELGIISGGLLQLKVEFGLNCIQQEALVSSMLIGALFASVVGGGLIDRNGCRKSILLSNILLLTGSLILLISSYTSLLLGRFTVGFAMCQSSMSCCIFMSELVTPERRGFLVTLYEAGITIGILIAYTLNYILFDLQMGWKWMFGLAIVPTLSQLVFIWFLPSNTRERCIYSETTLSATMENQNEAWPKSSREGKKVQYDITYLFRHEDNMRTRTIIGLGLVLFQQFTGQPNVLFYASTIFHSAGFQTDNSALLASVGIGTVKVIATLSSMVYSDKVGRRPLLIGGCSVLAFCLVCIGILSGHLLEDAIEPCSPNGSTGNKTTQLHLKLGNYTSFDENNKLQGADALVFGHKTDGPLDPVMESSHSIQEKVFNWIILLCMMGAVTAYSIGFGPLTWLLLSEIFPAALKGRAFALTTCFNWIAHLLVGFTFLDILNAIGLSGTFLIYGITSIGAAIFFYFMLPETKCKTLDEIDQELRYNRFHHRTECCDFLRPRNHPPEYQRVATQLVGDC; from the exons GTTGCTCTACCCTCCTGTTGGCCAGTGTCATTTCCTCCCTGGGAGGCCTGGTTTTCGGTTACGAACTGGGAATCATTTCTGGTGGTTTGCTGCAGCTCAAGGTTGAGTTTGGACTCAACTGCATACAACAAGAGGCACTTGTCAGCTCAATGTTGATTGGAGCCTTGTTCGCCTCTGTAGTGGGGGGTGGCTTAATTGACCGTAATGGGTGCAGAAAATCTATCCTGCTCAGTAATATCCTATTGCTGACTGGAAGTCTCATCCTCCTTATCAGCTCCTACACATCACTATTGTTGGGCAGGTTCACGGTGGGATTCGCCATGTGCCAATCATCTATGTCCTGCTGTATCTTTATGTCGGAGCTTGTAACTCCTGAGCGCAGGGGTTTTTTGGTAACGCTGTACGAAGCTGGAATCACTATAGGCATTCTTATCGCTTACACTTTAAACTATATTTTGTTTGATTTACAAATGGGTTGGAAGTGGATGTTTGGCTTAGCTATAGTACCAACCTTGAGTCAACTTGTTTTTATATGGTTTCTTCCATCAAACACCAGGGAACGATGTATTTATTCTGAAACAACCCTTAGTGCTACGATGGAAAACCAAAATGAAGCTTGGCCTAAAAGCAGCAGGGAAGGCAAGAAGGTACAATATGATATTACATACCTTTTCCGTCATGAAGACAATATGAGGACCCGCACCATCATTGGGCTGGGACTGGTGCTATTCCAACAGTTCACAGGCCAGCCAAATGTTCTCTTTTATGCCTCTACAATATTTCACTCTGCAGGGTTTCAGACAGACAACTCTGCACTGCTTGCATCTGTTGGTATTGGAACAGTCAAAGTCATTGCCACGCTCAGCTCAATGGTGTATTCTGATAAAGTTGGAAGGAGGCCTTTGCTTATCGGTGGCTGCAGTGTCTTGGCTTTTTGTTTAGTATGCATTGGAATTCTCAGTGGACATTTACTGGAGGATGCCATAGAACCTTGTAGTCCAAATGGGTCAACTGGGAACAAAACAACGCAACTTCAtttaaaacttggaaattaCACATCTTTTGATGAAAACAACAAACTGCAGGGTGCTGATGCACTAGTTTTTGGACACAAAACAGATGGACCTCTGGATCCTGTTATGGAATCTTCTCACAGCATTCAAGAAAAGGTTTTCAACTGGATCATTCTCCTATGCATGATGGGAGCTGTCACTGCATATTCCATTGGATTTGGCCCAT TGACCTGGCTCCTTCTCAGTGAAATATTTCCTGCTGCTTTGAAAGGGAGAGCATTTGCCCTTACCACCTGCTTCAACTGGATTGCCCACCTTTTGGTTGGCTTCACTTTCCTGGACATTTTAA ATGCAATAGGTCTGTCTGGGACTTTCCTAATCTATGGGATAACCTCAATTGGCGCTGCAATTTTCTTCTACTTCATGCTACCAGAGACCAAATGCAAGACACTGGATGAGATCGATCAAGAGCTACGTTACAACAG GTTTCACCACAGAACAGAGTGCTGTGACTTTCTCAGACCAAGGAATCATCCACCCGAATACCAAAGAGTTGCCACTCAATTAGTGGGTGACTGTTGA